Proteins from a single region of Hypomesus transpacificus isolate Combined female chromosome 9, fHypTra1, whole genome shotgun sequence:
- the gpr37l1a gene encoding LOW QUALITY PROTEIN: G-protein coupled receptor 37-like 1 (The sequence of the model RefSeq protein was modified relative to this genomic sequence to represent the inferred CDS: deleted 1 base in 1 codon), with translation MTPLLTLLLLFLRTIESRHIVSGQARLSKERTALGTELNREAGELTQEDFVARVSPHHGESITIKESINQNFDKPPKRIPRGAKDGSPKKRDQHSPHNYRHPRPYDPDGYFTTPSSAHNSDGAVRGNSSNKGTVLLHNPLYPVTESSYGAYTVMLLALILFAVGIVGNLALMCIVWHNYYLKSAWNCILASLAFWDFLVLFFCLPVVIFNELTTKRLLGDLSCRLVPYLEVTSLGVATFSLCALSIDRFHAVTAAPPLRAGPRVEPCQSILAKLAVVWLGSMLLAAPELLLWQLSQETLSTLPSARDTTPRLGPLAGLRASRDGGPLGGVQQPQPGGPLVDMCVRRPSLDLPESVYSLVLTYHEARMWWYFGCYFCLPLLFTLACQLVTRHVAAQEALRGGAGSGGTAGSHSSSSSSSSSSSLKNKQRVRWEQRLSSTVVALAAIYAGCNLPENACSIVLAYLSAPVSTATEALLALIGQFLLFVRCSATPLVLLCLCRSLGRAFMDCCCCCCDECLPDASSTTAPSTSASALSSPSSLSPPSSPSPPPSPSTPSPKKDKLKIGSGTSPTIYFDKAKEASSVLAIGTPC, from the exons ATGACTCCTCTTTTaactttgttgttgctgtttttgAGGACTATAGAGTCTCGTCATATTGTGTCTGGGCAGGCAAGGCTGAGTAAGGAGAGGACTGCCCTAGGCACAGAGTTGAACCGGGAGGCAGGTGAATTGACCCAAGAGGATTTTGTCGCACGGGTGAGTCCTCACCACGGTGAATCTATCACGATAAAGGAATCCATAAATCAGAATTTCGACAAACCCCCCAAAAGAATTCCCCGAGGCGCCAAAGATGGGAGCCCAAAGAAACGGGACCAGCATTCTCCTCATAATTACCGACACCCTAGACCTTATGATCCGGACGGTTACTTTACGACACCTAGCAGCGCACATAATTCCGATGGTGCTGTCCGGGGAAACTCCTCTAACAAAGGAACTGTGCTCCTTCATAACCCACTCTACCCTGTTACCGAGAGCTCCTACGGGGCTTACACGGTCATGTTACTGGCTCTCATCCTGTTCGCCGTGGGTATAGTGGGAAACCTAGCGCTCATGTGTATAGTGTGGCACAATTACTACTTGAAGAGCGCTTGGAACTGCATCCTGGCCAGCTTGGCTTTCTGGGACTTTCTGGTGCTGTTCTTCTGCTTGCCCGTCGTCATCTTCAACGAACTCACCACGAAAAGGTTGCTAGGTGACCTCTCGTGTCGTTTAGTGCCGTACTTGGAG GTCACCTCTCTGGGCGTGGCCACCTTCAGCCTGTGCGCCCTGAGCATCGACCGTTTCCATGCCGTCACGGCCGCCCCACCCCTCCGCGCCGGCCCGCGAGTGGAGCCCTGCCAGTCCATCCTGGCCAAGCTGGCCGTGGTGTGGCTGGGCTCCATGCTGCTGGCCGCGCCCGAGCTCCTGCTCTGGCAGCTCAGCCAGGAGACCCTCAGCACCCTGCCCTCCGCCCGCGACACCACCCCCCGTCTGGGGCCCCTCGCTGGGCTGAGGGCTTCCAGGGACGGAGGGCCTCTTGGGGGCGTGCAGCAGCCCCAGCCGGGGGGCCCCCTGGTGGACATGTGCGTCCGCAGGCCCTCCTTGGACCTGCCGGAGTCGGTGTACTCCCTGGTGCTAACCTACCACGAGGCGCGCATGTGGTGGTACTTTGGTTGCTACTTCTGCTTACCCTTGTTGTTCACGCTGGCTTGCCAGTTGGTGACGAGGCATGTGGCGGCGCAGGAGGCGCTGCGGGGAGGAGCCGGCTCCGGCGGCACAGCCGGCAgtcactcctcctcttcctcctcttcctcctcctcttcgctgAAGAACAAGCAGCGTGTCCGCTGGGAGCAGCGTCTGAGCTCCACTGTGGTGGCGCTAGCCGCCATCTACGCCGGCTGTAACCTACCCGAGAACGCCTGCAGCATCGTCCTGGCGTACCTCTCCGCCCCTGTCTCCACGGCCACTGAGGCCCTCCTGGCTCTAATTGGCCAGTTCCTGCTGTTTGTGCGTTGCTCGGCGACGCCGTTGGTTCTGCTGTGTCTGTGCCGCTCGCTTGGCCGGGCCTTCatggactgctgctgctgctgctgcgacGAGTGTCTCCCAGACGCCTCCTCCACCACGgccccctccacctccgcctctgccctctcctccccttcgtccctctcccccccttcc tctccctctccccccccctccccctccactccctcccccaaGAAAGACAAGCTGAAGATCGGGTCCGGGACTTCACCAACGATCTACTTTGACAAGGCGAAGGAAGCGTCCTCTGTGCTGGCTATCGGTACTCCCTGCTGA